A window of Acinetobacter sp. TR3 contains these coding sequences:
- the dusB gene encoding tRNA dihydrouridine synthase DusB has protein sequence MYIGSYQLSNNLIVAPMAGVTDRPFRTLCKYFGAGHAVSEMMTADKTLRMSKKSLYRANFDGELAPISAQIAGSDPEQLAEAARYQVANGAQIVDINMGCPAKKVCNKLAGSALLQDEDLVARILDTVVAAVDVPVTLKTRLGFLNGHENILRVAKRAEESGIAALALHGRTREDMYLNTARYELIKQVKELIDIPLIANGDIDSPEKAKYVLDYTGADAIMIGRAAQGRPWIFREIAHYLKTGEHLAAPDIAEVKTVLLGHLAELYQFYGEYSGCRIARKHIAWYTKGLRSSNEFRQNMYKVENTADQAKVVEAYFDQLLDLGQRMSDVQVEQVNLLDIK, from the coding sequence ATGTATATTGGTTCATATCAACTGTCAAATAATTTGATTGTTGCGCCTATGGCAGGTGTAACGGATAGACCCTTTAGGACACTGTGTAAATACTTTGGTGCAGGTCATGCCGTCAGTGAAATGATGACGGCTGATAAAACCCTGCGTATGAGTAAGAAAAGTTTATATCGGGCAAATTTTGATGGCGAACTTGCGCCAATTTCAGCACAAATCGCGGGTTCTGACCCAGAGCAACTCGCGGAAGCTGCTCGTTATCAAGTCGCTAACGGCGCGCAAATTGTTGATATTAATATGGGTTGCCCAGCCAAAAAAGTCTGTAATAAACTTGCAGGCTCCGCTTTGTTACAAGATGAGGACTTGGTTGCTCGTATTTTAGATACCGTGGTGGCTGCGGTTGATGTGCCTGTGACTTTAAAAACTCGATTGGGTTTTTTAAATGGACATGAAAATATTTTGCGTGTGGCAAAACGTGCTGAAGAATCAGGAATTGCAGCTTTAGCCTTACATGGTCGTACGCGTGAAGATATGTATTTGAATACAGCACGGTATGAGCTGATCAAACAGGTCAAAGAATTGATTGATATTCCATTGATTGCCAATGGTGATATTGATAGCCCTGAGAAAGCCAAATATGTTTTAGATTATACAGGTGCAGACGCGATTATGATTGGGCGTGCAGCACAGGGACGACCTTGGATCTTTAGAGAAATAGCACATTACTTAAAAACAGGTGAACACTTGGCAGCGCCTGATATTGCTGAAGTGAAAACTGTGCTGTTAGGACATTTGGCTGAACTTTATCAATTCTATGGTGAATACTCAGGTTGTCGTATTGCACGCAAGCATATTGCTTGGTACACCAAAGGTTTACGTTCGAGTAATGAATTTCGCCAAAATATGTATAAAGTGGAAAATACTGCTGATCAGGCAAAAGTTGTAGAGGCATATTTTGATCAATTGCTTGATCTAGGGCAGCGTATGAGTGATGTGCAAGTTGAACAAGTTAATTTACTAGACATTAAATAG